The DNA sequence CACGCTGCTCGGAACTGCCGTGGGTGAAGCTGTCGGGAATCACGTATCCCTGCGATTGTTTCTGCAGCCGGTCATCGCCGATCGCGGTGGCTGCCCTCAGCGCCTCGTCCAGGTCGCCGGGCTCGAGCAGTTGCCGTTCGCGGTTTGCCTGGTGTCCCCAGAAACCCGCGAAGCAGTCGGCCTGGAGTTCCTGGCGTACCGATAGCTGATTGATCCGCGCCTCGCTCGCGCCGCGGCCTGCCTGCTGCACTTCCTGCGCAATGCCGAGCAGCGTCTGCACATGGTGCCCGACCTCGTGGGCAATCACATAGGCCTGCGCGAAATCGCCCGGTGCGCCGTGACGATCTTTCAGATCGTCGTAAAACGACAGGTCGATATACACCTTGTGATCGGCGGGGCAATAGAAAGGCCCCATGGCGGCCTGCGCATTGCCGCATGCTGAGCGCACCGCGCCGGTGAACATCACCAGCCGGGGTTCCTCGTAGCGCTTGCCCATCTGCTCGAATGCGACGCGCCAGGTGTCTTCGGTATCCGCCAGCACCACGGAGACGAATTCCGCGAGCTGCTGCTCGGCCGCATTGGGCGTGTATTTGCCGTCCGGCGCTTGCGCGACGGTCGAACCGCCTTGAAGCATCGCTCCGGGGTCGATACCGACCAGTCTGGCGCCGACATAGGCCAAGATCACGAAACCGAGCAGGTAGCGTCCGCCACGGGTGCGCAACAACATGGGCAGCAAACGCAGCAGGACCAACGGCGCCGCGCCTGCCATGCGCGCTCCCGAGGAACCTCTCAGATCATCGATATTGTCGCTGCGCCGTCCGTCTTTCCACCGCATTCCCGTTACTCCTCGGCCGTGAATCAGCCCTCGGGCTGACAGGCGCTCGCCATTGTCCGCCGGAAGCGCGCTTCACAACAATGGGTCGGGGTTCGCGGATGCGCCGCGGTCGCGGGCACATTCGACAATATCTCGAACGCCTCGTTCATCGTGATTGAAATGCTTGGGGTGGCTCCGCAGCACTTAGCCCAGGGTGAAATTGAATACGCCTCATGACACAATGATGGTACTCTCAGCGTTGAATGCCGCTACAGTATGCGACACGGGGCGCCTCGTTGCATGAGGCTTGCCGGGTTGCATTGCGTATCAGGTCTGAATGTGCTTCGCTACTGTGCGGGGGCGTCAAATTGACACGGCGACCCGCCAATCCGCCCCCGACGATTGTTCACGGTGTGGATAGCAGGTTTCCATCCATGAACCGAGAGACAGCCGTTAACTGAACCAGGAAGCGAGGCAACCATGACACAGGACGATAGCGACAAAACCGATATGCAACCCGACCTGGGGCGGAGAAAATTCCTGAATACCGCCGCACTGGTGGGGCTTTCCGGTGCGGGGCTTTCGGCGGGCCTGACTGCCTGCAACAAGGACTCAGCTCCCACGGCAGGTGCGCCCGGCGCCCCAACGGCCCACTCGGAGGCACCCGAATTCGGCAAGTACGAGGTGCCACCTGGCCAGCTCGATGAATATTATTCATTCTCCAGTGGTGGCCATTCCGGCGAGGTACGTATCTATGGCTTGCCATCCGGCCGCGAACTGAAGCGTATTCCGGTATTCAACATGGACTGCCTGGTGGGCTGGGGCATCACCAACGAATCCAAGGCCATTCTCGGCACCAAGCCCGACGGCACGCCGAAATACACCACTGGCGACACGCACCACGTCCACCAGTCCTACACCGACGGCACTTACGACGGCAAGTACATGTTCGTCAACGACAAGATCCATGCACGCCTGGCGCGCGTCCGCATGGACACCATGGAATGCGACAAGATCACCGAACTGCCCAACGTCCAGGGCTTTCACGGTACGTTTACCGATAAACGCGACCCGGTCGATTCCAGCATCAACTACACCACCCGGGTATTCTGCGGCGCCGAGTTCTCGATTCCGCTGCCCAACGACGGGCGCGATGTGGATGATCCGGGCAAGTACAAGTCAATGTTCACCTGTGTCGACTCCAACACCATGGAGCCCCGCTGGCAAGTGATGATCGACGGTAACTGCGATCTGGTGGCGAGTTCGTATGACGGTAAGCTGACCTGCACCAACCAGTACAACACCGAGAATGCCATCCATTACGAAGACATGATGGCAAACGAAATGGATGCCTGCCTGTTCTTCAACGTGGCACGCATCGAAGAGGCGGTTCAGGCCGGCAAGACGATCACCATTGGCAGTTCCAAGGTGCCGGTGGTGGACGGCACGCGCGAATCCAACAAGGACCCGAAGACCGCGCTGACCTGTTACGTGCCGATACCGAAGAACCCGCACGGCGTGAACATCAGCCCGGACGGCAAATATTACGCCTGCTCGGGCAAGCTTTCGCCGACGGCTTCGGTGATCGAGCACGCTCTGGTGCTGAAATGGTTCGATGGCGAACTGGCCAACGCGCGCGACACCGTGGT is a window from the Gammaproteobacteria bacterium genome containing:
- a CDS encoding neutral zinc metallopeptidase — translated: MRWKDGRRSDNIDDLRGSSGARMAGAAPLVLLRLLPMLLRTRGGRYLLGFVILAYVGARLVGIDPGAMLQGGSTVAQAPDGKYTPNAAEQQLAEFVSVVLADTEDTWRVAFEQMGKRYEEPRLVMFTGAVRSACGNAQAAMGPFYCPADHKVYIDLSFYDDLKDRHGAPGDFAQAYVIAHEVGHHVQTLLGIAQEVQQAGRGASEARINQLSVRQELQADCFAGFWGHQANRERQLLEPGDLDEALRAATAIGDDRLQKQSQGYVIPDSFTHGSSEQRARWFRKGFDSGDLAQCDTFAARNL
- a CDS encoding nitrous-oxide reductase codes for the protein MTQDDSDKTDMQPDLGRRKFLNTAALVGLSGAGLSAGLTACNKDSAPTAGAPGAPTAHSEAPEFGKYEVPPGQLDEYYSFSSGGHSGEVRIYGLPSGRELKRIPVFNMDCLVGWGITNESKAILGTKPDGTPKYTTGDTHHVHQSYTDGTYDGKYMFVNDKIHARLARVRMDTMECDKITELPNVQGFHGTFTDKRDPVDSSINYTTRVFCGAEFSIPLPNDGRDVDDPGKYKSMFTCVDSNTMEPRWQVMIDGNCDLVASSYDGKLTCTNQYNTENAIHYEDMMANEMDACLFFNVARIEEAVQAGKTITIGSSKVPVVDGTRESNKDPKTALTCYVPIPKNPHGVNISPDGKYYACSGKLSPTASVIEHALVLKWFDGELANARDTVVAEPEIGLGPLHTGFDNKGNAYTTLFLDSQIVKWNVEAAIKSFNGDSNANVVVDRIDVHYQPGHGFTSMGETREADGRYFISDNKFSKDRFLPVGPLHAETAQMIDISGDKMILVADHAVYSEPHDSIIVRRDIIKTRQIYDMDEFPLAVKDPAESGVFRDGKKVTVKLTSQAPTFSLREFKVKKDDEVTIILTNHDKVEDLTHGFAIPQYDINFLVNPQETKSVTFKVDKPGVYWCYCTNFCHALHLEMRSRMIVEA